A single genomic interval of Coccidioides posadasii str. Silveira chromosome 1, complete sequence harbors:
- a CDS encoding uncharacterized protein (EggNog:ENOG41KOG1290~COG:T), which translates to MLCEMRVCIQRSLGTGYPRCLLPKWHGAFRSSHPPFSPVCRPTLQSQRHPSIARRAAMSSSPLLGTTLPMAARSFPTSGFEQLDPTDPIEEELLPGYKPEQFYPANIGEVFNGRYQALCKIGYGTTSTVWLARDLQTSEGPSAYVSLKIYTNGYVRGDELAVLQHINTVSAETTHPGHQDIRKLLASFEIKGPHGVHMCLVQQALGVSLHGLLQFIPTRSLSLELLKPFLRQCLFGLDFLQTTAGIIHTDLQPKNLLFPVDSPLIFSDLEEDEIKNPSARKVLSDRVPLFDRRNPETGEPDDRFMIAHLGALLGPPPPEFRRRSAVCQSFWDENGKWTDAVPMPELTLEDLSTGIIGENKAGYLQFLRRILRWLPEERPTGRELIVDPWLMEGLGGRRQRGVDCH; encoded by the exons ATGCTGTGTGAGATGAGGGTGTGTATTCAGCGGTCACTTGGCACTGGCTACCCGCGCTGCCTTCTGCCAAAGTGGCACGGGGCGTTCCGATCATCTCATCCTCCATTCTCGCCTGTATGTCGACCAACACTGCAATCCCAACGCCATCCAAGCATCGCTAGAAGAGCTGCGATGTCCTCGTCACCCTTGTTGGGAACAACGCTGCCCATGGCGGCACGTTCGTTTCCGACATCTGGATTTGAACAACTGGACCCGACAGATCCCATCGAAGAAGAACTTCTCCCAGGGTACAAGCCTGAGCAGTTCTACCCAGCAAACATTGGGGAAGTCTTCAACGGCAGATACCAAGCACTCTGCAAGATTGGCTATGGAACAACCTCGACTGTATGGCTTGCTCGTGACCTCCA GACTTCAGAGGGCCCTTCTGCATATGTTTCCCTCAAGATATACACAAATGGCTATGTCAGAGGTGATGAGCTTGCAGTATTACAGCACATCAACACTGTCTCTGCTGAGACAACACATCCAGGCCATCAGGATATCCGCAAATTGCTTGCCTCATTCGAGATCAAAGGGCCACATGGCGTGCACATGTGCCTTGTACAGCAGGCTCTGGGAGTGAGCCTCCATGGGCTTTTACAATTTATCCCCACAAGATCTCTGAGTTTGGAGTTATTGAAGCCGTTTCTTCGACAGTGTCTGTTTGGTTTGGATTTTCTGCAGACAACAGCGGGAATAATACACACAG ACCTCCAGCCAAAGAATCTCCTTTTCCCAGTGGATAGCCCGTTGATATTTAGCGACttggaggaggatgaaaTCAAGAACCCTTCCGCCCGGAAAGTGCTTAGCGACCGGGTCCCTCTCTTCGACCGTCGTAACCCTGAGACCGGAGAACCTGATGATAGGTTCATGATTGCACACCTTGGGGCACTTCTGGGTCCGCCACCCCCGGAATTCAGACGCAGAAGCGCTGTATGTCAGAGTTTCTGGGATGAGAATG GAAAATGGACGGACGCAGTCCCAATGCCTGAGCTTACACTTGAAGACCTAAGCACGGGTATCATAGGGGAGAACAAGGCTGGCTATTTACAGTTCCTACGCAGGATACTTCGGTGGCTTCCTGAGGAGCGGCCAACCGGTAGAGAACTCATTGTTGACCCGTGGCTAATGGAAGGCCTTGGGGGAAGAAGGCAGCGGGGGGTTGATTGCCATTGA
- a CDS encoding uncharacterized protein (EggNog:ENOG410Q5CR), with the protein MNPLKRTIDPLASQLSRPFSSSASQLAEIPQDFLDSIRTQNGPDGEHGGRAHKSHNDPKDPVLVLSFHLETIKGTRVGGVHMHLDGTWKFFPSLNGKRLGVDQVLNKAGIKGLILETIEEETRETWDAAKKAEN; encoded by the exons ATGAACCCTCTGAAACGCACCATCGATCCGCTAGCGAGTCAACTCTCACGACCGTTCAGCTCCTCTGCATCTCAGCTGGCTGAGATCCCTCAGGATTTCCTCGACTCCATCAGAACGCAGAACGGCCCAGATGGGGAACA TGGTGGGAGAGCCCACAAGTCACACAACGATCCAAAAGACCCGGTCTTGGTACTGTCGTTTCACCTGGAGACTATAAAGGGAACGCGAGTTGGTGGTGTCCACATGCATCTGGATGGGACCTGGAAGTTTTTCCCTTCCCTCAATGGGAAGAGACTTGGGGTTGATCAGGTTCTAAACAAGGCTGGAATCAAGGGGTTGATTCTAGAGACTATCGAGGAGGAGACTAGGGAGACTTGGGATGCTGCGAAGAAAGCGGAAAACTAA
- a CDS encoding uncharacterized protein (EggNog:ENOG410PRFP~COG:S), with protein sequence MVYRMEIYVDGGCRYNGYSNAIAAAAAVLQYRWGNNYKYRTCQVSGDATNQRAEITAIILGLQMALDRYEELDTSPSIDVTIYSDSRYAIGCMTEWIYKWSNNGWTNSRGEEVANRDLIQEASDLDDDVQDLGSVTYRWIPREDNDLADKHCNEKLDDMEGY encoded by the coding sequence ATGGTTTATCGGATGGAGATATACGTAGATGGAGGGTGCAGGTACAATGGCTACTCGAATGCAATCGCTGCCGCAGCCGCAGTTCTCCAATATCGCTGGGGAAACAACTATAAGTACCGAACGTGCCAGGTCTCCGGGGACGCCACGAACCAACGGGCTGAGATCACTGCCATCATCCTTGGTTTGCAAATGGCATTGGACAGATACGAAGAGCTGGACACATCCCCATCCATCGATGTCACGATCTATTCGGACTCCAGGTATGCGATTGGCTGCATGACTGAGTGGATTTACAAGTGGAGCAATAATGGCTGGACCAACAGTCGAGGAGAAGAGGTGGCGAACCGGGATCTGATCCAGGAGGCCTCGGATCTTGATGACGACGTTCAAGATCTAGGTAGTGTGACGTACCGCTGGATTCCCCGCGAAGACAACGACCTTGCTGATAAACACTGCAATGAAAAACTGGACGACATGGAAGGGTATTAA